The following are from one region of the Nocardia terpenica genome:
- a CDS encoding DUF397 domain-containing protein, translating to MSIDLSRATWFKSSRSGTSRDCVEIAHLDDGFVGVRDSKNPTGPALVFTPGDWDAFTSGVQRGGFDHF from the coding sequence ATGAGTATCGACCTATCGCGAGCTACGTGGTTCAAGTCCAGTCGGAGCGGGACCTCACGGGACTGCGTGGAGATCGCCCACCTCGACGACGGCTTTGTCGGCGTACGGGATTCCAAGAACCCGACCGGCCCCGCGCTCGTCTTCACCCCCGGTGATTGGGACGCCTTCACTTCCGGCGTACAGCGCGGCGGATTCGACCACTTCTGA
- a CDS encoding DUF397 domain-containing protein yields MTDLSDAKWFKSTRSQPNANCVEVAHLNAGMVGVRDSKNPTGPALVFTAGDWDAFTTGVQRGGFDQSASRSRILAVAKEYAQ; encoded by the coding sequence ATGACCGACCTATCCGATGCGAAGTGGTTCAAGAGCACCCGCAGCCAGCCCAATGCCAACTGCGTCGAGGTTGCCCACCTGAACGCAGGCATGGTCGGCGTCCGGGATTCCAAGAACCCCACCGGCCCCGCACTCGTCTTCACCGCCGGTGATTGGGACGCCTTCACCACCGGCGTACAGCGCGGCGGCTTCGACCAAAGCGCATCCAGGAGCAGGATTCTGGCGGTAGCGAAGGAGTATGCCCAATGA
- a CDS encoding helix-turn-helix domain-containing protein, translating to MAGSTLPRRAMGRVLRAMRMKAGKSQLAAALAIDLSPQTIGRMEDGQPVKMSSPQMNALLEFYGADKAHRTIVMGLLLEAKKAKGNVSGGWWKAYADVVAGHFNHYMSLEDACSRMTMFELTLIPGLFQTAAYRRSMILISDPQMAPIDIDRRIELAERRQTKLSDSTFTMNVLLSEAALRHRVGSRLVMKEQLLHLVEIGRLPNVSIRVIPLDVESHIGLVVQSFTMLEFPPLRASRLIDPPVVYIEEHLGALFLEDDAALERYRTAAEDIRGVSLSEKDTMNLIKRIAEEYGE from the coding sequence ATGGCAGGCTCCACTCTTCCCCGACGTGCAATGGGACGAGTTCTCCGCGCGATGCGAATGAAAGCAGGAAAGAGCCAGCTGGCGGCGGCGCTGGCAATAGACCTTTCCCCGCAAACCATCGGCCGCATGGAAGATGGTCAACCGGTCAAAATGAGCTCTCCCCAAATGAACGCACTACTGGAGTTCTACGGTGCCGACAAAGCCCACAGGACAATCGTAATGGGCCTGCTTCTGGAGGCGAAGAAGGCCAAGGGCAATGTCTCCGGCGGGTGGTGGAAGGCATACGCAGACGTTGTAGCAGGACATTTCAACCACTACATGTCATTGGAAGACGCCTGCTCCCGCATGACCATGTTCGAACTGACTCTGATTCCCGGGCTGTTCCAGACCGCCGCCTACCGCCGGTCGATGATCCTCATATCCGACCCACAGATGGCACCGATCGACATCGACCGACGCATCGAGCTGGCGGAGCGTCGACAAACCAAGCTCTCCGACAGCACCTTTACGATGAACGTCCTGTTGTCCGAAGCGGCACTGCGGCATCGCGTCGGCTCCCGGTTGGTTATGAAGGAACAGCTCCTGCATCTCGTAGAAATCGGGCGGCTGCCGAACGTCTCCATCCGAGTCATTCCCTTGGATGTCGAAAGCCACATCGGCCTGGTGGTCCAGAGCTTCACCATGCTCGAGTTCCCGCCGCTGCGCGCATCGCGGCTCATCGACCCTCCGGTGGTCTACATCGAGGAACACCTCGGCGCTCTGTTCCTGGAGGACGACGCTGCGCTCGAACGATATCGCACAGCGGCAGAAGACATCCGGGGCGTATCGTTGAGCGAGAAAGACACCATGAATCTCATCAAGAGGATTGCAGAGGAGTACGGCGAATGA